TACAACAACGTCATCCCCTGGCTGAAAGGCGCCGGCCTGCGCGTGCCCGAGGACATCGGCGTCATCCAACTCGAATGGCGCGCCGGCCGCCCCGAGATCGCCGGCATGAACCAGCACAACTACGTGACCGGCGAGGCGGCCGTGGACATGGTCGTGAGCCAGATCCACAACAACGAGACCGGCGTGCAGGAGTTCCCGCGCGCCACGCTCATCGGCGCGACCTGGGTGGACGGAGCGAGCGTGCGGAAGCAGACGGCGGGGGATAGCGTGGCACCGGCGGCGCCGAAGCGGCGGGCAAAGGCAAAGTAGCCGGCCGGCCGTTCGATCGCGAACCACTGGATTCTTCGCTGCGCTCAGAATGACACGCTTGGGCAATTTACACCCGTTTCTGTCATCCTGAGCGCAGCGAAGGATCCAGGAGTGTTTTGAAGGGCGCTGTTTGCGGCGACCTCGCGCATGAGGTCGGCGCAAGCGCCGACCCTACATAAAATACCACCCGCTTACACCAACTCGCTGAGCTTCTTCGCCTCGGGGCGGAGCGGGACGAGGTCGGTGAGATTCACGGGCAGGTTGCGCTTGATGGACTCCACGCCGGCGATGCCGACGAGAATCGAGGCGGCGCCCTGCTCGTGGCCGGCGAAGCGGCCCCATTCGTCGGTTGCAGCGGCACCGGGCGTATAGAAGGAGCGGTTGAGAATCTCGTCGGCGCCGCCGTGGGCGGCCTTGATGACGGGCATGGGCACGACGTAGCCGGTCTGGAAATGCGGGAAGACCTTGATCCACTCGCCCTCGGCTTCCTGACCGGGGCGGTCGTCCTCGAGTTTGAAGTCCTTGGGCCGGACGGCGCGGTTCATGTGCGAGCCGATGAACTCGTGGTATTCGATGCGGCCGCGGTCGCCGTTGAAGGTCACGCGCATGCCCTCGCGCGGCGAGTAGCAGGTCAGCGAGTAGGTGAGCACCTCGCCGGTGCGGTAGCGGACGTTGAGTGACATCTGGTCGTAGATGTCGATGCCTTCGCGGAACACGTTTTGGTCGCGGATGTAGCCGGAGTCGGCCTCGCCCGCGCGGTAGATCTTCCGGAAGGCCTCGCTTTCGTCGAGGTCGAGGCGGAAGGGGTCGTTTTGGGCGGCGGGCTCGCCGGTGTAGCGCGGGTATTTCGTAAGCGCGCCGTCGCCGCGGGCCTCGGCGTTCTGCTTCCCGTAGAACACGAGGTCGCCGTAGGCGAAGACCTGCGCGGGGATGGCGTCGAGCCACCAGTTGACGAGGTCGAAGTGGTGCGTGCTCTTGTGGACGAGCAGCGTGCCCGACTCGGTGGCAGAGGCGTGCCAGCGGCGGAAGTAGTCGGCGCCGTGGTTGGTATCGAGGAGGTATTCGAGGTTCACCGAGCGGACCCGGCCAATCACGCCGGTGGCGATGAGTTCCTTCACCTTCGTGCGGAACGGCGCCCAGCGGTAGTTGAAGGCCACGCGCACGCTCCGCCCGGTCGCGCGCTGGGCGTCGAGGATCGCGCGGCATTTTCCGGCGTCGATCGTCAGGGGTTTCTCGGTGATGACGTCGCAGCCGGCGTGCAGGGCGCGGATGATGTAGTCGTGGTGCGTGTCGTCCTTGGAGCAGACAAAAACAACGTCGGGCTTCGTCTCGCGCAGCATGGCGTCGAATGACGCGGCCGGGTAGGCCGGCACGGCGTGGTAGCCCCAGTCGCCGGCGAGCAGGCCGTTGTAGTAGGCCATGCGGGCCGGGCTCAGGTCGCAGAGGGCGACGAGTTCGTTGTGGTCGCGGTAGGTCGTGACCAGCGGTTCGACGAAACTGATGGCGCGGCCGCCGGTGCCGACGAAAGCGAAGCGTTTCTTGCTCATGGGAGAGGGGAAGGCGCAGGCTGGGGGAACGGCGGCGACGGCGCAAGCGGCGGTGTCTCGGACCGTGGGAGAATCGGCTATCAAGGCATGGTTGATAAGAATTACACCCCTACGCCCGACTAAAGCCCGCTTGACAAAACAAGAAACTAATAATTATCAATTGCTACACCTACCCCGGAACCCCATGAAAACCTCCCCCTGCCTGACCGCGCGGCGTGCCCTGGCCGCCCTGACCGTGGGCCTCGCGGCCTCCGTGGCCCCTGCCCAGACCGCCTCCACCGCCGACACCCCGGCGCCGGCCGACGACAAGGTCGTCGTGCTCGACACCTTCCAGGTGACCACGACCCGCGACCGCGGTTACCTCGCCGGCAACTCCGTGTCGGCCACCCGCATCGACACGCCGATCAAGGACCTGCCGTTCTCGATCAGCGCCTTCACCGAGCAGTTCATCGAGGACATCGGCGCCCTCGAGCTGCTCGACGTCGTCAACTTCGCCCCCGGTGTGACCAGCGGTGCCAAGGAGTTCACGCAGGGCAACAACCGCTACTCGATCCGCGGCTTCGACGGCGACGTCACGCCACAGCGCAACGGTTTCGTTGGCAACCGCTACGTGGACAGCGGCAACATCGCCCGCGTCGAGGTCGTCAAGGGCCCGGCGTCGCTCCTCTACGGGCAGATCACGCCCGGCGGCACCGTGAACTACATCACCAAGCGCGCAACCGACCGGAACTTCGTGAAGATCAAGACGCAGGTCGGCACCGACGACTTCTTCCGCACCGACCTCGACGTGAACCGCACCTTCGCGGACGGCAAGGTCAGCGCCCGTTTCATCGGCGCCTACGAAAACCTCCTCGCTTGGGCCGACCCCAGCGGCGGCGACGCCCACCTGCTCGCCGGCAGCATCGTGATCAAGCCGGTCGATGCGGTCTCGCTCACGATCGACCTCGAGAGTTACACGAAGAACCAGACCCCGCTCATCGGCATGAAGCCGAACCTTCAGGTCGCGGGCTTCAACTCCGCCACGGCGGCGAATTACCCCGTCCTGACCGATCGCGCCCGGGCCCAGGCCTATATCGACGCCGGCAATCTCAACCTCGGCTTCCTCGGCTTCGCCCCGCTGCCGGCGGATTTCAATTACCCGAGCAACAACGACTATCGCATCTCCTGGTTCGACTCCGCCAACGCCGAGCTGAACGTGCGCCTCGGCGATAACTGGCGCGCCCGCGCCAACGTCGGCTGGAGCAAATTCAGAATCAGCAACAAGCTCACGGGCCTGGCCGAGTTCACCGTCACGCCTGCCGCTGGCTACCTCGCCACGGCCGGCAAGAACCGCTTCACCTTCCGCGACGAGCTCGCCGCCGACCCGCGCGCCGTGCTGACCGACCCGAGCAAGACGGCCAGCGCGCTACTCACCCGCCGCAAGCGTCTCGAGCAGTCCATGGGAGACTCGCGCGCCTACCAGGCGGAGGTCACCGGCCTGATCGAGGCCGGCTCCGTGAAGTTCCGTCCGCTCTTCGGCGCCTACCTGAACAAGATCGGCAGCGGCAGCTTCCGGCGCGAGACCGCCACCACGCCTCCGTCCACCACGCCGAACTCGGCCACCACCGGCCTGCAGCACTTCCAGCCCTGGAACTACAACGACCCGTCCACCTGGGACCGCACCAGCGACTACGACCTCGCGCTCATCCCCAACATCAACTCCTTCAACGACGCGGAGGGCGAGGAGTCGGCCTACTACGCGCTGCTCAACACCTCCCTGCTGGAGGACCGCCTGATTCTGGTCGGCGGCGCCCGCTACAACAAGACTTGGACCGTCAACACCAACTACCTGCGCACCGTCGTGCCCCCGCTTGGCGACCCGGTCGTGGGCGACAAGTTCGAGGCCAGCGAGACCACGCCGCAGTTCGGCGCCGGCTTCAAGGTGCGGCGCGACCTCCTGCTGTTCGCGAGCTACTCGGAGTCGTTCTTCATCGAGGACCGCTCGCTCACCGCGTGGAATCCCGCCTACAACCCGGCGTTGCCCACCAGCTCGACCAACGCCGTCACGGTCACCACGCCCGCCAAGCCGACCACCGGCAGCGGCTACGAGTTCGGCCTCAAGACCGACTTCCTCGAGGGCCGCGTGTCGTCCACGCTCTCGTGGTTCCACCTCGAGCGCAAGGACCGCGTCCTGCGCTTCCGCCAGACCGCGCCCGACGGTTCCTTCCCGACCCTCACGTCGCAGGGCACGGTGGACCAGAGCGAGGGTTTCGAGTTCGAGGTCACCTGGTCGCCGCGCAACAACTGGCAGATCTTCGCCACGCTGAGCCTGATGGACATCAAGACGATCAAGGCCGAGTTCGCCGCCAACCCGGTTTACAGCGGCAGCACCGATGCCGCCGCGCAGGCCGCCTACCTCGCCGCCTACAACGAGGCGAAGGGACTCATCCTCAACGCCGTGCCCGAGGGCTCGGCCGAGACGCTCGCCACGCTCTGGACGCGCTACACCTTCACCGACGGCCCGCTCAAGAACGTCTGGCTCGGCGGCGGTTTCGTGCACACGGGCGACAAGGCCCAGCGCACGGCCAACCCGACGCTCTTCCTCGAGGCCGACACGATCTTCGACGCCACCATCGGCTACGACTGGAAGGCCGCCGGCGCCAGCTGGAGCGCCACCCTCGCGTGGAAGAACATCGCCGACACCGAATACTTCAACGCCAACCAGTCCCGCGGCAACCCCGGCCGCGTGATGCTCTCGCTCAGCTCGAAGTTCTGAGCGGGCGGAGTGGGCAGGGCACCACGAAAGACACGAAACACACGAAAGGACGAACCACCGAACCGACCACGGATTTCACGGATGCCACGGATTGATCACGGCTCCCGGCCTCGTGCATCCGTGTTCATCAGTGTAATCCGTGGCACCAAAGTATTTCTCCGTGCCTTCGTGGTCTAGGTATTCGAACCACCTTTAAGGTAGCAGCTTTAGTCGCTCCAAAAACGCCTTCGACCGCGCGGAGATGGTGGCGCGTTGCTCTGGGGTGTTCAGGTTGTGGGCGCCGCCGGGGAGGGTGACGAGTTCGCTGTCGTTGCCGGTGGCGCGTAGCTTCTCGAGGAGCGCGACGGAATACTTGTAGGGCACGGTGGGGTCGGCGTCGCCGTGGAAGAGCAGGGTCGGCGGCATTTTGGCGTCGAGGTGCTGGGCCGGGGACAGGTCGGCGCCGTGGCCGGCGAAGCGGTTGGCGCGCTGGCCGGTTACTTCGGAGGTGTCGCTGGCGGCGCTGAGGAGGATGAGCGCGGCGGGTTTGTGCAGGGGCGCTTTGGCCGGGTCGCTCCCCCAGGGCGACGCCGTGATGCCGGTCCAGAGGGCGAGGTGGCCGCCGGCGGAGGATCCGCTGACGATGACGCGCGCGGGATCAATGCCGAGTTCAGCGGCGTGGGTCTGCACCCAGTGGAGCGCGGCGCGGGCGTCGGCGACGCAGGCCGAGGCGTCGGTGCCGTGGCGGTTCTTCACGCGGTAGTCCACGGCGATGCCGACGAGGCCGAGCTTGGCGGCGTTGCGGCCGTAGCCGGCGGATTGCAGCGGCGTGCCGTTGAGGAAGCCGCCGCCGAAGAAATGAATCCACGCGGGACGCTGGTCTGCGGCGGACCAATCCTTCGGTTTGAATACATGCAGCCGCATTGGCTCGGGCGGCAGGTCGCTGTAGATGAAGGTCTCGGCACCCGGCAGAGTGAGCGGAGTCTCGACCTTCAGCGGACCATCGGCCTCGTCAGCCGGCTGGGCGGCGAGCGAAATCGTGAGAGAGAGAACGAGGAGCAGAGAACGCAGGAGCATGGGGGAGGCGCTTTTGAATCGAAATTATTCAGAGAGGATTACGACAAAAAGCACAGAAACGAACCCGAGCCGGTTTAACCACTCATCCACACTGATTGGTCACTAATCCGAACCCTCTGAATGAGTGAGGTCTTAGTGTTCATTAGTGGTTAGAAATCCTAACTTCCACTTTTGTGTTCTTCGTGGCTTTTGTGGCCAATCCTTCCGAAATCAGGGTTTGGCTGTTGCGGCTTCGGCGAGGAGGTCGTCGAGGAAGCCGGGTTCGAGTTTCTCCTTCTGTGAGGTGGGCCACTTTTCGGGGGCGGCGTTGTAGGGGCGGAGGAATTCCAACGCTTGGCGCAGGCTCGCGCCGTTGGGGGCGGTGTAGTTCCAAAGGTCGAAACCCAGCCCGCGGGCGGCCCGGGCGGTGGCGGCGTAGGCTTCGAGGTTGAAGCGGCTGTAACCGAGGCCGTCCACGCGACGGATTTCCTCGGGCTGGCTGCCGTCGGGGCGGATGTGCTCCGCGATGCGGTCGCGGGCCTCGGCACTGAGTTCGCGGGCAACCTCGTCGCGGCCGGCGTAACGGGCGACCGGAATCGCGTGGGCGTAATACCAGGTCGCGTGGTTGTTCTTGGCTGCGCGCTCGGCGACGGCGTTGGGCGCCTTGAGCAGCCAGTCGAGGTAACGGGCGAACCACGCGCGGAGGGCGGCGTGTTCGTCGGCACTCAGGGCGGGGGAGTCCTCGAGCAGGCGCAGGGCGTCGATGACCCCGGCAAAGTCGCGGGTGTCGAGCACGCCGGCGGGGTTGCCGCGGTTGCTTTTGTGGCCGAGGCGCACCTGCGCGTAGTCGAGGTTCGGGTTCATGCGCGTGGCCGGGTCGAGATACCAGGCGCGCAGCCACTCCCCCGCGCGGCGCGCGGCGGCTTCGTCGCGATGCAGATGCCACGCGGCGGCGAGGCGCGTGACGGCATGGGCGAAGGTGTTGATGCGCGAGCGGTCGCCCTTGGCGACCTGGTCGCGGTTGTGCTCGCCGTCGCGTTGGACGAAGGGCAGGCCGTCGGGCTTTGCCGGGTCCGGCCAATAATAGCGGGCGTAGCTGATGTAGTCGTGCGGGTCGCCGCCGGGCAGGGACTCGCCATCCACGACCGTGGTGATCGGCACCGTGAGCGCGGCGGGCGCGTTTTTTGCCAGGTCGGCGAGTTCAGCGGAGGTGACCAGCCAGGGCTCCGCGGCGGGGAGGCGGGCGGCGACAAGCGCGAGCAGAAGCAGACCGAAGGTGCGGTGAGGTGCGGGAAGGGCGCCGTGATCCAAATAATTCCCCGAACCACACACCCCGCCCTGCGGGCACCCCTCTTGATAGAGGGGATCTTCGCGGCGTGGGCTTGAATCCCCTCTGGAGAGGGGTGGCGCAAAGCGACGGGGTGTGGAGTCGCTTGGTGACATGGATTCAGCGAACTTGGATCGAATCATCGGTGAGTTTCAGGCGGATCGAGGTGCCGGCGTGGGTGATGGCGAGTTCGCCGTCGGGCGTGAGGGTGGCGTCCACGAAGGCCAGGCGCACGGCGGCGCCGTCCGGGGTGACGGTGCGGTGGGGGAAGAGCACCGCATACACCGTGAACGACGCGGCGGGCGTCGCGCTTTCGACGGTGAGGTGGGAGTGATCTTTCCACTGGCCGGTAACATAGTCGCCGCCCACTTCGCCGCTCACGTAGCGGGCGTCAACAGGCACGGGGAAGTGATCCTTAACCTGCGCCTGCCAGGTCACGCCGGGGGCGATGAGTTTCACCTGCAGCGCGGCACGGCCGAGGTCGCCCTCGAGGAGGGCGCGGTCGTCGCCGAGCCAGCCAATGGTCTTGGTGGAGTGCAGCAACCACGAGAGCTTGCCCGGCGTCGTGAGCTCCACGCGGTCGCGCAGGACCACGTAATGCTTATCAATGAACACGAGGTCGCGGGTCACGCGTTTGACGCGGCCCTTGGGTTGGAGCGTGGCGTAGGCCTTGGTGGCGTCGCCGGTGGCGAGCACGTAGCGGTCGCCAACCTCGAAGCGCGTGATCTGTCCCGTCGCGGCCTTGCTCTGGGCCTTCTGGCCGAGGCCGTCGATGAGCAGCGCGTTTTTCGAAATCGTCTGACGCGTCCACTCGCGGTGGTGCGGGGAGTTGTGGAACTCGCGGTAGGCGGAGTTGATCGCGAGGTTTTCGCCGTAGGCGTTCAGGATGAAGGCCAGCTGGTCGGCGTGGCTGTGGCTGAAAGAGCCGAAGGGCGACGCCTTGAACGTGACGTGGATATCCTCGGCCGGCGCACCGAGCGCGCTGTGCAGCGACACCCAGCCCACGTCGGCGAAGTGGCGCTGCGGCGGCAAGTCGCTGAGCGGCCGCGCGGCCGGCATGGGCCGCCCCGAGGCGAGGAAGTTGCGCACGAGAAACTCCGCGGCGACCGGGTAGGTGCGGTTGAGGCCGGCGAGACCCTTTTCCACCGGGCGTGTGCGCTGGTCGGTGCAGAGCGCGGCGTAACTGCGGAGGAAACCGTTCTGCTGCACGCGGGCGAGGTGTTCCATGTAGTCGGCGACGACGGGTTCGAGGTTGAAGCGACCGGCGTTGGACGCGTCGCCGAAGGTCGTGTGCAGGTAGGGCTGGACGTTGTAGAGCGCGAAGAGCGGCGAGTTTCTCCAGAACGGGTCCGCGTAGGCGGAGGGATCGCCAATGGCGAGCAAGGCGTCCTGAAAAGCGGCATGCTCGAAGGTGCCGCGCCAGTAGGCGTTGCCCTCGGCCCAGCCGCCGTCGTCGCCGCCGAAGGGAGGGAACTGGTCGCGGTAGAACTTATAAGCGTAGGCCCACCACGCGCGCGCCTCGGGCAGGTCGTCCCAGAGCGCCAGTCCCGCCAGCCCGGTCATCGGCATGAAGCGCACCGGGTGTGACGACAGGTCGGCGGCGATGGAGGTGCGCGTGATCTGCGAGATGCTGCCTTCCTCCTCGATCCACCGCGCGGAGCGGGTGCCGCGCTCGCGGAAGTGCGCGAGGATGCGCTGCTTTTCCTCAGCTGTGAGCTGCGCGCGCAGCTGGTCGTAAATCAGCGGGAGTTTGCGCCAGAGACGGAAGTGGGCCTCGTCGTTGTAGTAGATGTCGGTGGCGCCGGGGACGTCGCCGGACTTCCAGTCGGGGGCGAAGCGCCAGCCGGAGAGGCCGAGGAGCAGTTCCTTCGCCTTGGCGAGGTAACGCTCCTCCCCGGTCACGATCCAGCAGAGCGTAGCAGCCTCGGCGACGCCGGTGGCGCGGCCACAAAGGTCCTGCACGGCGCGCCAGCGGGTGGTCTTGTCGGTGTCGCGCTTGGACGGCGTGGGGTCGCCGTAGGTGACGGGATCGGCCGGCAGCGGCCAGGCCAGCCAGTCGCGGTCGAGGTCGGCCTTAAGCTTGGCAAAGGCCGCCGCGCCCTCGCCGGTGGTGCAGTAGGCGCGGAACGCCTCGTGCTGGCCGGCGATGATCCCGGTGCGCGGGGCGGTCGCCGGGACGACCGCGGCGGAATCGATAGCGGCCTGGGCATATAGGCCCCATAGGGCGTATACGGCCCACAGGCCCCATGAAAAAGCAAGGTGACGGGCTGAGCGCATATTAGGTAAAAGCCGGCAACGACCAGTGACGCACGATCCACCCTCCCAGTTTCGGATGGGCGAGGGTCCACTCGCCCGCCGCGGCGGTCACAATCACCCAGGCATCACCCTCGGTGCGGTCGGAGCCGCTCCAGCTGAGCGCGACCAGCACGCCCGCGCCCGAGTGGCGGGGCGTGGTAAAGACGGGCGTCACATGATACGGCGCGGCGACGTGGCGGCGCTCGGTGGCGTCGTCGAGCCGCTGGTCCCAGTCGGGCGTGGCGGTGCCAGCGAGGAGTTGCAGGACGGTGCCGCGATTGTCGGGCGAGAAGAAGGCGAGCGTGGAGCCGGTGCTTCCGGCTGGATTTAAGCCCGCGCGGAGCGCGGGCTCCACCTGGGTGAGCGGCAGGGCGAAACCGCCGAGACGGAGCACCACGGGTTGGCGGGCCTCGTAGCAGTGGACGTGCAGCAGCCAGCCGGCGCGCCAGAAGACGAAGGTCTCGACGCTGGTGTTCACCTGGCCCGTCTTGAAACCCATGTTCCAGGAATAGCCGAGGTGGTCGGCGTCCAGCTCGACCGCGACGGTTGAGTGGCGTCCGAAAACGCGGTCGTCGTCGAGCTGCTGCGTGAGCGCGCTGTCGCAGGAGACGTTCGAGATTTCCGGGAAGGCGTAGGTGAAGTGGACGCCGGTGCGGTAGCTGAGCTTGCTCCATTTCCACGCGCCGTAGCGGAGCTGGGTGTTGCCGACCATGGAGCCGGCGTTGAGGATCTCGACCTCGCCATCCGGCGTGCTGCGGGTGACGAGGCCCGGCGCGGGCATCACGCGCACAAAGCCGCGCTCCGCCGGCAGCGGTTGCTCGGGTTCCGTCCAGAACGCATGCTCCGGCGGCAGCAGGAGCGGGGTGAAACCCTTGGCCGCCCAGTAGGGCGAGGCCGGCGCGGAGTAGGGTTCGATGATTTTCGGAAAAACGTCGGTGAAACCCGAGGCGAGCGCGCCTTGGGCCGTGTAGATCGGCCGCGCGAGGAAGAAGTCGAGGTTGCGCGTGCAGAGCCGGCGCAGCAGCCCGGGCGCGAGATCGGTGCAGTTTTCCGCGAGCGCGAGGCCGAAGACGTTGAGGCCGTTGAACCGGTAGGTGATGGAGCGGCCGAAGGCCGGGTGCTCGCCGCTGGCGGCGAAGAAGTGCGCGTAGTCGGCGACGAAGAGCCGCGCCCAGTCGCGCCAGCGTTGGGCGCGTTTCGCGTCGGTTGCTCCGTGGAGGTGGGCCCACATCAGGCCGTAGAAGTGGAAGGCGTAGGCGTTGTAGTGGTCGTAGGCCTGGTTGATGCCGTCCTCGAACCAGCCGCCGCCGCGGTGCATCGTCTCAAGCTGGTTGAGATGCGCCGTGACGACGGCGGCGTCGGTGCGGTGCGCGGCGCCCAGGGTGCGCAGGAATTCCAGGATGTGCACCGACATGAACAGGTGGTTGTTGTTGACGATGCCGCCGCCGCGGCAGGTCGCGAACCAGCGCACCACCTGCGCCTTGGTCGCGGCGGGCAATGGCTCCCACAGGTCGCGCGGAGCGAGTTGCAGCCCGATGGCCATGAGGCCCATCTCGACGTGGTGCTGGTGGTAGCTGGCGTCGGGGCCCCAGTAATGCGGCGAAGTGGGATCGGTGCCGAGGGCGAGACCGGCGCGGAACCACGCGGCGGTTTTCTCGCGCAGCGCGGCGTCCTCGGGCCGCGGGACCGATTGCAGCCAGAAGGCGGCGAGCACGAGCGGGCGGGCGAAGGATTCCAGCCGGTCCGCCTGCGCGTCGTGGTCGGACGGCGCGCCCGCGATCGGCAGGTCCGCGCGACCGGGTTGCATCAGCGCAGCGAGCGGCTCGAGCAGCCGGCGAGCGGCGTCCTGCCAATGACGGTATGATGCAGGCAGCATGGTCAGGTGGCTGTGTCGTAAACCTCGGGCGTGACGACGGCCTGCAAGGGCCGGCCGGTGCAATAGGCGCGCAGGTTGGCGAGGGCGAAGGCCCCGGCGTCACGGCGGCGGTCAGTGGTCGGGCCGGCGATGTGCGGCGTGAGCGTGACGTTGCGCAGGCCGCGGAACGGCGAGTCGGCGGGCAGCGGCTCGACCGTATAGACGTCGAGCCCGATCTGGATGCGTCCCTCCTGGGCCACGCGAAGCAGCGCGGCCTCGTCCACCACGGCGCCGCGGCCGACATTGACGAACACGCCGCCCGGACGGACGAGACGCAGGTGCTCCTCGCGCACGATGCCGCGGGTGGAGTCGTTGAGGGGGGCGAGTTCCACGATGATGTCGTTCTCGGCAAAGAGTTCCTCCAGCGAACCGGCGCAGGCGAGGCCGAGGCCGGGAGCGGTGCCCGGCGTGACGTCCGGCGCGAAGGCCATGATCGGCGTGCCGAAGGGACGCAGCAGCTGCACGAGCTCGCGCGCGATCTGGCCGAAGCCGTGCAGGCCCACGCGCCGGCCGAAGAGCGAGGCGGTTTCGCTGCCGCCGTTTTTCCACGCGCCCTCGTGGTGCATCGCGATGGTCCAGTAGGTGGCGCGCCGCAGGCAGGACAGGATGTGGAACAGCGCCCACTCGGCCACGATGCGGCTGATCGAGCCGCCCCAGTTGGTAACGGTGAGGCCCGCCTCGAGCTGCGGGCGCGTGACGAGCCGGCGCACGGAGCCGCAGAGGTAGCACACGTAGCGGAGGTTCGGCGGCAGGGTGGCGGGCAGCGCCGGGGTTTTCCAGCCGCCGACCAGCACCTCGGGATTGGCCGCGGCGAGAGCGGCATGGAAGTCTTCGACGGAGCCCGCGGTCGGGTCGCAGGCGGTGAAGCTGCCCGCGAGGGCGCGCACCTCGCCGAGCAGGGGCTCGGGCAGGAATTCGAGGAGTTCCGCGTCGGTGACGGCGGCGAAGACAGCAGGGCGGCGGTTCATGTCAGGCGGGGGGAATGCATTCGAGGATCTCGGCGGTGGGCGCGGGCGAGTATTGCAGCGCACCGAGCCCGGCGGGGCAGAAAAATTTGTCGCCCGGCCGGAAATCGTGGCGCTCTCCGCCTGCCTCCACCGTCACGCGGCCGGACGTGACAATGCCGATGTGGGGGGCGGCCTCGACCTTGGCGACGGGGCCGCGCAGCTGGCTCTGGCGGACGCGGAAGCACGGCGTGTGCGCCGGACCGATGAGATCATCCTGCCAGGAATCCGGCCCGAGCGCCCGGCGGCGCAGCGGCGAGCGCGCCGCTTCGGTCAAAACGCGCGAGAGCGGCCAAGGCGCGAGGTCGAAGACATCGAGACAAAAATCCAGCCCGCGGCCCATGAATCGTGCGCTCTCGGGCAGCACGTAGCCGCCACGCTCGAACTCAAACCGCACGACGAGGTCGCTCGGCTCCTGGATCTCGACGAGGAACACGCCCTCGCCCAGCGCATGCGGCACACCGCCGGGCACGAGGTAGGTGTCGCCGGGTTTGACCGGAATCTTGTCGAAGCAGGCCTCGAGCGCCGCGATGTCCTGCGTCTCGATCATGCGGCGGAGCTCGGTCCGTGAGGGCGGACGCTGGAAACCAAGATAGATGTAGGGCGACGCGACTTCGGGACGCGTGGCGACGACATGATAGGCC
This DNA window, taken from Oleiharenicola lentus, encodes the following:
- a CDS encoding Gfo/Idh/MocA family oxidoreductase, whose translation is MSKKRFAFVGTGGRAISFVEPLVTTYRDHNELVALCDLSPARMAYYNGLLAGDWGYHAVPAYPAASFDAMLRETKPDVVFVCSKDDTHHDYIIRALHAGCDVITEKPLTIDAGKCRAILDAQRATGRSVRVAFNYRWAPFRTKVKELIATGVIGRVRSVNLEYLLDTNHGADYFRRWHASATESGTLLVHKSTHHFDLVNWWLDAIPAQVFAYGDLVFYGKQNAEARGDGALTKYPRYTGEPAAQNDPFRLDLDESEAFRKIYRAGEADSGYIRDQNVFREGIDIYDQMSLNVRYRTGEVLTYSLTCYSPREGMRVTFNGDRGRIEYHEFIGSHMNRAVRPKDFKLEDDRPGQEAEGEWIKVFPHFQTGYVVPMPVIKAAHGGADEILNRSFYTPGAAATDEWGRFAGHEQGAASILVGIAGVESIKRNLPVNLTDLVPLRPEAKKLSELV
- a CDS encoding TonB-dependent siderophore receptor; protein product: MKTSPCLTARRALAALTVGLAASVAPAQTASTADTPAPADDKVVVLDTFQVTTTRDRGYLAGNSVSATRIDTPIKDLPFSISAFTEQFIEDIGALELLDVVNFAPGVTSGAKEFTQGNNRYSIRGFDGDVTPQRNGFVGNRYVDSGNIARVEVVKGPASLLYGQITPGGTVNYITKRATDRNFVKIKTQVGTDDFFRTDLDVNRTFADGKVSARFIGAYENLLAWADPSGGDAHLLAGSIVIKPVDAVSLTIDLESYTKNQTPLIGMKPNLQVAGFNSATAANYPVLTDRARAQAYIDAGNLNLGFLGFAPLPADFNYPSNNDYRISWFDSANAELNVRLGDNWRARANVGWSKFRISNKLTGLAEFTVTPAAGYLATAGKNRFTFRDELAADPRAVLTDPSKTASALLTRRKRLEQSMGDSRAYQAEVTGLIEAGSVKFRPLFGAYLNKIGSGSFRRETATTPPSTTPNSATTGLQHFQPWNYNDPSTWDRTSDYDLALIPNINSFNDAEGEESAYYALLNTSLLEDRLILVGGARYNKTWTVNTNYLRTVVPPLGDPVVGDKFEASETTPQFGAGFKVRRDLLLFASYSESFFIEDRSLTAWNPAYNPALPTSSTNAVTVTTPAKPTTGSGYEFGLKTDFLEGRVSSTLSWFHLERKDRVLRFRQTAPDGSFPTLTSQGTVDQSEGFEFEVTWSPRNNWQIFATLSLMDIKTIKAEFAANPVYSGSTDAAAQAAYLAAYNEAKGLILNAVPEGSAETLATLWTRYTFTDGPLKNVWLGGGFVHTGDKAQRTANPTLFLEADTIFDATIGYDWKAAGASWSATLAWKNIADTEYFNANQSRGNPGRVMLSLSSKF
- a CDS encoding alpha/beta hydrolase; its protein translation is MLLRSLLLVLSLTISLAAQPADEADGPLKVETPLTLPGAETFIYSDLPPEPMRLHVFKPKDWSAADQRPAWIHFFGGGFLNGTPLQSAGYGRNAAKLGLVGIAVDYRVKNRHGTDASACVADARAALHWVQTHAAELGIDPARVIVSGSSAGGHLALWTGITASPWGSDPAKAPLHKPAALILLSAASDTSEVTGQRANRFAGHGADLSPAQHLDAKMPPTLLFHGDADPTVPYKYSVALLEKLRATGNDSELVTLPGGAHNLNTPEQRATISARSKAFLERLKLLP
- a CDS encoding alginate lyase family protein, which gives rise to MDHGALPAPHRTFGLLLLALVAARLPAAEPWLVTSAELADLAKNAPAALTVPITTVVDGESLPGGDPHDYISYARYYWPDPAKPDGLPFVQRDGEHNRDQVAKGDRSRINTFAHAVTRLAAAWHLHRDEAAARRAGEWLRAWYLDPATRMNPNLDYAQVRLGHKSNRGNPAGVLDTRDFAGVIDALRLLEDSPALSADEHAALRAWFARYLDWLLKAPNAVAERAAKNNHATWYYAHAIPVARYAGRDEVARELSAEARDRIAEHIRPDGSQPEEIRRVDGLGYSRFNLEAYAATARAARGLGFDLWNYTAPNGASLRQALEFLRPYNAAPEKWPTSQKEKLEPGFLDDLLAEAATAKP
- a CDS encoding heparinase II/III domain-containing protein; protein product: MRSARHLAFSWGLWAVYALWGLYAQAAIDSAAVVPATAPRTGIIAGQHEAFRAYCTTGEGAAAFAKLKADLDRDWLAWPLPADPVTYGDPTPSKRDTDKTTRWRAVQDLCGRATGVAEAATLCWIVTGEERYLAKAKELLLGLSGWRFAPDWKSGDVPGATDIYYNDEAHFRLWRKLPLIYDQLRAQLTAEEKQRILAHFRERGTRSARWIEEEGSISQITRTSIAADLSSHPVRFMPMTGLAGLALWDDLPEARAWWAYAYKFYRDQFPPFGGDDGGWAEGNAYWRGTFEHAAFQDALLAIGDPSAYADPFWRNSPLFALYNVQPYLHTTFGDASNAGRFNLEPVVADYMEHLARVQQNGFLRSYAALCTDQRTRPVEKGLAGLNRTYPVAAEFLVRNFLASGRPMPAARPLSDLPPQRHFADVGWVSLHSALGAPAEDIHVTFKASPFGSFSHSHADQLAFILNAYGENLAINSAYREFHNSPHHREWTRQTISKNALLIDGLGQKAQSKAATGQITRFEVGDRYVLATGDATKAYATLQPKGRVKRVTRDLVFIDKHYVVLRDRVELTTPGKLSWLLHSTKTIGWLGDDRALLEGDLGRAALQVKLIAPGVTWQAQVKDHFPVPVDARYVSGEVGGDYVTGQWKDHSHLTVESATPAASFTVYAVLFPHRTVTPDGAAVRLAFVDATLTPDGELAITHAGTSIRLKLTDDSIQVR